The Nyctibius grandis isolate bNycGra1 chromosome 31, bNycGra1.pri, whole genome shotgun sequence genomic interval CGCGGGCagccccttcctgccctcccccgccagccccccccccTCTCTCGGCAGGTATTTTTCAGTAGATagaggggacggggacgggcGAGCCGGGCCCTGGGAAGGCGCCGAGGGACCCCGCGCTGCCCCGTGCATGGGGGGCTCCGGCCTTCGTGCGGCTTTGGTGGGGCGGCCAGGGAGCGAGGGTCTTGGGTGAGGGCTCCAGGGGGAgctggtggtggggaggggggcttGGGGCACGGGCAGGGTGGTGGGGACAGCATGGGGGACCGCGTGGCACCATGGCACCGCCGCAGAGCCTGCGGGTGCTGGGCTGGCATCTCCCCTGTCTGCTGCTCGCCGGGTCCGGGTCCATCCCCGTCTGCGCCGTGACGCCGGGGTGGTGCCCGCAGGCTAGAGCCGGGCACGGGGGGCGCGGGCAGCCCCGGCGAGGCCGGTGCCCCGGAGCAGCCCAGCGCCTACCACGACATCTGGAGCCTGCGCGCCTCGCTGGAGCTGTACGCCTCCTCGGAGCGGAGCAATGACCAGGACTCGGTGCGCAGCGACGGCGGGGACAGCGTCTCCTCTGCTGGTGGCatgcccccctgcccctcctcctccctggaTGAGGCCGAAGGCCCTGAGGAGAAGCTCTGGGGTCGGCCCAAGCCCGAGGAAGCGGAGCCCGGCACGCGCAAGCTGCTGCAGATGGACAGCGGCTACGCCTCCATCGAGGCGCCCAGCCGGGGGGGCGAGGAGGGGCCCCCCCAGGACCAGACGGCCTCTGAGAAGCGCATTTGCTTCACCAGCGCCGGGCGGAAAGGCACCATCTTCGAGAGCTTTGAGGGCCGGGAgccggaggaggaggaagaagaggaagaggaggaggaggaggaggaggaggggagcatggcgcggggcgcggcgggcaggggacccccccatccccacagccccctggcCTGGTCCCCGTACGGGCAGATGTTCCCGGGGCGGGAGGCGCCGCCCCGGCGGGACTACAGCATCGACGAGAAGACGGACGCGCTGTTCAACGCCTTCGTGCGCCACGACCCCCAGTTCGACGAGTCGCCGCTGCGGGGGAAGCACCGCTCCCGCACCCACCTGCGCAAGCAGTGGCAGCACGCCAAGCAGTACAGCGACCCCGGCGTGCGCTACCCCGCGCTGGAGCGGCACCGCACACCCCTGCGCCGTGGCGACAGCGCCAACTACCCCCTGGACGCCCGCTtccacagccccctgccccgcaTCGTCAGCGCCGGCGACGAGGAGGCGGCGGCCGAGGAGGCGGCCGAGggggtcccccccgccccggcgctgcccgaCCCCGAGATCCAGGTGATCGTGGAGGAGCCCGGAGAGGCGGCCCCCGAGCCCAGGGCtggccccgagccccccgcggACAACGactgccccagccccgggaggtgcctggggctgggctccGGCTCGGAGCTGATGGACAAGATCGTCGTCGGCCTCGAGGAGCGGCTCTACGGGCACTTGAGGAAGGCGGGAGAGAGCACCGAGCACGCGGTGGCCGTGGTGGCCAGCGACGCCCCCCCCGACCACAGCCCTGTCTAGGCCCAGCACGAGGGGAGAGACCCTGGTACAGGGGGGCTCGGCCCCCACCGGGGTTTGGGGCTCCatcccctcctgctgccagcgTGGGGACCAGCCCGGTGCCCGGGGTGCCGCGGGAAGGGTGGCCCCGGCGCGGTAAGGCCAGGAGGGCGCGTGGGGTCCCCTGGCCGTTAGCCCCCCCACTGCGGGGGTCCGGTAGCGTGGGGTGGCCGAGCCCCGTCCCTCCCGGGAGCGAGGTGCCAGGCGGTGGCCGGGGGTGccagaggaggagcagagcgTTGGCCGGGAGGTGAGCGACGAGGGACTTTGCTAATAAAGCCCCGAACGCAGCCGAGGCCCCCCCCGACCTCGCGGCAGGGCGCTGGAGCAGATACGTCTCCCCGCTCTCTCCGGTTTTCTACAAGCAATAACGGCTCCCGTCCGGCCGGGCACCGGCCTCGCGAGGAAGGGGCCAGGGCTGGCATCCCCCCGGGCAGGGGGGCAGttgtttggggaggggggaggcgcCTCCCCAAGCCCACGAACCCCCCAGTTCTGCGGGGAGCCTGGGATCTAAACTGGAAGCGGGGCCTGGGGCTGCCGTGCCGGGGCAGGAGGACGCTCGGGGGGCTTGTGCAGCCCCCGTGGGGGCACGGGTGAGCCGCGCTGGCCCCTCTGCCCAGGGTGAGAGCAGAGTGTGGGGTCGGGCCAGCATGTGCCGTGGGTGACCCCCCAATGCTCTGCACCCCCCGGGGCTCAGCGCCAGGCTCGGGGGGTCCGGAGGGTATTTATTGATGTGTGCGGAGGGGGatgctgctgccccagggaggggggggcttGTCAGCaggttttcatttgtgtttcaaagaatggatgagaaaaaggaaaaaaaaagataaaaaagccCACGAGGTGTTACCTGGGagcggggcaggcgggggggcTCGGCCCAGGGCCCCGcgcccctccccggccccccaTTGCATGCGAGCGCAGAGCCCGGGTCGCTCCTTCCCTCCGCCCCGGCTCTGTCCAACGCGCTACCTACAACTCCGCGTTTTTAAGTCTATAaacaaaggagacaaaaaaaaaaccaactgtgACTTTTCTGAGCTTGATTCTTACCTCCCCCCTGCCCGGgagtgctggggggggacagcgccccgctcctgccccggTGTCACCCCGCAGCCACCCCCAGGACAGCGGGTTTGCGGGGGTGACCCGCAGCCCCCAGGACGAGGGGCTGGCCGAGACCCCCCATGGCAGGAGGAAGGACATGAAGGAAACCCACCGCGCTGtttgcactttatttttctttttctttaaaaaaaaaaaaaaaaaaaaaggaaagaaaaaagccgCCGCACGCACCCGTTCCCTTTTCCGAGCCCTTTTACAGCATGCAGGTTTAATAGAGTTTTGCTTTGTCTTaatacctgtttttttcctcatctggtttattttaaacacatcaCGATGTGTAGGAATCTCTAAATATACcgcaaatataaacaaaaaaaaaaaaaaagaggaaaatatataatatataacaGTAGTCTAAAACATAAAGTGCACGGCAATGGCTTTGCACGACTTCTACACAGCCAgggggggcccggccgggccggcggggagggggcgcgggtcccaccgccccccggccccgctcatCCCACCCTTCCCATcgcaaaattaaaaacagaatcagTGTCTTGATTGGCAAAGAGTGATCGGGGAGGAGGGGCAGCATCTTCGCAGCCGGAGGTTCCATCTCCCGAGGTGGTGAGCGGGGTCTGGCCCCCAGCAGCTCCGGGGTCCGGGGGCCCCGGGGGGGGCGGGTTCCTCGGGTTTGGTTTTGGATCGAGCACAGTCCGCTCCCAGGAGAGGCAGCGACGGGCGAGGATGGGGGACGCCGGCGGGCCCGGGCCCTGGGACGCTGTTTGGGGGAGAACAGAGAGGAGGGGGggtcagggaggggagggctggtGCCAAACCGGGGGCGCAACCCCCAGCTCCGCTCCTGATGCCACCACGGGCAGGTCACACCCCGCGGCTGCCAGTGTCACGAGGATGGGACAGAGAGGGGCCTGGGGTCCCCGCTCTGTCCCCAGGAGGGGTGGGTGCGCTCGCACAGCGCCTGGCCCTTCGCCCAGGTCACCCCGGACCTGCCCCTGGACCTGGGAAGCAAAACCCCAAGGGGAAAACGCAGCCATGGACCCTCCTTGGTGCCCAGGAGCGCTGGGGGGCTGGCAAAGGTTGGAAGGTGCTGAAGAGCGGGCGATCCCCAGCCCGGCCGTCCCCGCGATGCCACGGCAGGGacgggcacagccctgcccctcCCCGACCCCGCAGAGCCCCCACGGCGGGTACCCGCTGGGGAAGGGGCGAGAGGAGTCGCAGAGCCCTGGGGACCCCGGATCCAGCAGCCCCCCGCGCAGGTGACTCACTCCCCGCCATGAATTAAAGATGAAACTGGCAGCGGGGCCGAGCGGGgctggcagctgcagggggaggaACGGGCTTTTATTTCTGGCATTTTTCCCCCCACGAAGCTGGTCGTGATCCAAAGAGATAGCAGAGCCTCAGCCCCACGGAGCGCCGGTGACGAGCGCGAGGCCGGGGGTGGATGAGCGCCGAGCGTGAGTCACTGCGGGCGCAGTTATGAAtgaggggtggggagaagggacGGGGCTGCGGAAAGAGCcggaaggaggagggggagcagggagggtgcTCAGCTTCCCCGAGGAGAGGAAGGGGCTTGGGCACAGCAGTGGCACCTCCTGGACCAGCGGAGGTCCCGCGGGGGTCTGTCCTAGGGACCCTCTGGGAACATCCCGGTGCTCAGCACCccgctgcagcccagctcctccGCGTGCCGGCGGCTCTGTGCCCCCCAGCCAGGAGGGCGGCGAGGCTGGGAGCAGTTGGGGGAGAAAGCAGGGGGACTGTGGTGCCAGAGAAAGGGGGTGTCATGCCACGGCCTGCCTGCAGCCTTGGAGGGGAGAACGGGCTACggcagcagctctctcctgccGCGGCAGCAGCTGCAAGGAGCGGGTAGAGCAGAGGCACGCAGGGAgcggggggggtccccactgGGCTCTGCACCCCCCAACACCACAGGGGATCCACACTCTGGGTGCCGGGGACAGTGGCAGAGGGATGCTCAGGACCCAGagccctctcccctctccacaCCCAGACCTACAGAACACCCCTTGTAGCCCCCCCCGCTGCCCATGCTCAGGGCAGGCTCAGCCGTccccaccccttccctgggcGGTCACCAGGGTGCCGGTACCTgtgcggggcgcgggggctgccGCCTCACTGCTGCTTGCAGGTGGAGAGCTTGCGGATCTTGCTGCTGGCCGAGCAGGCCTTGCGGGAGGGGTTGGACGAGGCGCTCGCCCGCCGCTCGGCCTTCGACTTGCTGCTCAGCTGCCCCGGCTCCGTCCCGTTCATGCAGACGGCCTTGGGCAGCCCCTTGCCGCGGCTCTGCCCGTTCTGCCCGGCCTCCTCCTCAGGCACCTGTCCTGCAAGGGAAGGGAGACGGTGAGGGGAGGGCAGCAGTGGCCCCGGGGCCAAGGAGAgacccttccccttcccccgcCTTCGAGGAATGCAGGAGCGGGGCACGCGTGGGGCAGGGAGCCCGAGACCACGTCCCTGCTGCCACCAAGGGCTGGTTTTACCCAGATTTCTCCAacacacaagaaagaaaataaaaaacctcaGGCAGTGAGTGAGAACCACGGGCACGGCAGGTCCGGGCCTCGAGAACGGCGTTCACCCTCTCCCTGGGTGGGCTGGGCAGCCGCCGTGCCCACCCTGAGCCCCCAgccagggagcagaggggcagcagTGGAGGAAgtcactcctcctcctcctccctcctgctgccttctctggaGGAGGGTGCAGGTCCCGTGGAGCACCCGGGGCCCGACGTGTTCGCAGAGCCGAGGCCCAGCTGCTTTCGCGGCGCAGGGGAAGGTCTGTGGCACCCGCGGCAGCAGGGCCACatctggcaggggctgggggcactgcCCGGCTGGGCAGCCCTGCAGGAGCTCGGGCATGGTGCCGTGCCCTGACGGGGACACCCAGGTGGGAGAACGGCTTCTGGTCGCCCCTCTCCCCTCGCCTACGGGTCAGCTCCACGTGACTCAGCACAGCGGACGAGGAGCCATTTCCAGAGGCAACTGCCCGCGGCCACGGCTGGACCAGGGCTCAGGTCACACCCCTTCACCCGGGGAGTGACGAAGGGACCCCCGGCACAGCCCTGGCCCGGAGCGGGAGGGGACATCGCTGCAGCCCAGCGCGCTCCCCTCAGTAACGCCAGACATGGGGCTGAGGAGAGGATTCGTCAGGTTCCCGGCTCCCCCCCACCGGATCCAGCCGAGGCAATTTCCTTCCAGCAGGAACGTCACGCTCCAGGGCCCTTCAGTTATGACTCAGAGGTTTGAGTGGAAGCGAAGGCTGTAAGACGATTatgtataattttctttaaaggatgCTCAATCCTTTCTCCGCCAAGGCCGACCGGCACGTCATCCCTCTGTGCTTGCGCCAACCGCCACCCCACCGCCGTGCGCGCGGGGACGGGGGCGGTGGGAGAGCCGCTCCTCTGGAGGAGAACAGCGGGGTCCTCCTCGGACCCCCGCGCCCTCCACCTCGGACCCCCACACCCTCCTCCTCACCGCATCCCTCCCGGGTGCCGCTGCGGCAGCGGGGCCACGTGGGCTCCCGTCCGCTCCGCTCCCGTCCTCCAGCCTGGCACGGCCCTTACAGGGAGCCCAGCAGCTTCACACGGGCCGTCCTCCGCAGGTGAAGGGTCCTTTGGGAAACTAAAGGTGTGAGGGGACGGGGAGGGCACCTTGTTCAGACAAAGTCACCTTCAGCACCCACCTGCCTCGCCCCAGAGCTCCGGGTTACAAGCGCGATGGTTCGGCGAGCTGCCCCTCGGATCCCTCACCTGCGGCTCCGCCAGGTCCTGACACAGCTCCCGGCTCCTGGAGCGCGGGCGCTTACCCGAGCGCTTCTGCCTCGCCGTGACAAGGATGGACTCACCAGGGACAGCGGCACCCGctgcgctccccaggggctgcccagcctCGCTCCTCCCCAGAAGcacacccccagctccccgcaCCGCACAGAGGAGCCCCGGGGATCTGTCAGCACCTCAGACCCTCCTGGCAgtgccaggccaggccaggccagagGCTCGGAGCGGACAGCAAAGCGCTGGCCGTACCCAGCTGTGCCCTCAGGGACCTGCTACGGACCCCATCGGCCTCCAGCGCTGACCCCTTCAGAGGGGACATGCCAGGAAGGGCTGAGCTGTCCGAGCCCTCCAGGAGCGGGGGACACGCTGGCCCGAGCTCCCCCGGGGACGGGGCTCTCCCCGTGACCCGGAGCAGCCTGGCCATACCCCTCCCAGAGCTGGgggtttttcctctcccctcatCCCAGTTGCACGTCTGCAGAGCCTCAGATAACCCCGTTCCAAGCAAAGCTGAacacttctccttcccctccctcagcTGAGCTCAGGCCAAGTCAATTAACATTTTTGACTGgggagggcaaaaaaaaaaaatccaaaccgttcatttgtcttttgtgtgactcttccctcctccccctgccagcccctccaGAGGCACAGCCCCAGGAGCCCATTATGGGtaccagggagggagggggaatcGCAGCTAATTTTACCTCCTTCACCAATGACAGCTGCTGACGttcaaattaatgaaaataaaaattcaccaTGGGATGAAGTCTTGGCAACTGCCTGCCCCCGCGGAAGGCAGCGACCCCGCGCCGGGGCTGTTCGAGCGGCTACACCCCCCCTCGCCATCACCCCGAACggtgctaaaaataaaataaataaaaggagggCTGAGAGAGGCATGAGAACGTGCGTGTTCGTCCTCGCCACCTCTCGCATTTCTTAATGGCTCCATCCGGCTCATTCAGGCACAAAAAAAGCCTCGAAATAAAACCGTGAAGAGCTTTTCAATTGCTGTGTTTGTCAGACACAAACACGCACGCAGGATTTGCAGCCACAAACGCACCTTTTCCAGCACCAGGCTTCACACACTCCAGCCCTGGCTTTATTTTCCAGCCTCAGAGCGATGCTAAGggagcaaaacaaaagacaacCCCAGAACCAGGCAGCCGTGTGCCTCCgtggggctgggctgcggcGGAGGAAGGGGTTAAtggtgggggagaaaaaaagcagagcgAAGGCTTCTAAATGTGAAAGGCAgcacaaaagcagcaagaagatGCTGACAGGCACTCCTGCCTCGCTCCAAATCAGACACCAGCCCGTTCTGGAGAGGATGCTGTCACGTGCCCAGCGCCACAGTTATTCTCTCCTCAGCTGAGCTGTTTAACACCGATTGAACCAGGGACACGTAACATTTAAGGCTCTCTACGGAGCTGCATAAATCTTTAAAtaaccctttaaaaataaaagcacgTTCTCAAAGCCCCTTCTTCCTCTGGCGAAGGCAGGATTTAATGAGGTtccctctttccccctcccaaaCCAAACACCCACTCCCACCCATGAGTCACTCGTCCTCCTGCTCTCGCTGCCCAGCGGAACCACAGCTCAGTTCATCACTCACTTAAAAgtccttttacatttttattttaatatggcGTCACTGTTAGAAACGTAACACTTGGAGCTGAGCAAGCTCAGAAGGATCCTGCAGGAAGACTCGGGTGAAAAGACTCACATTTATTCTCCGTGCCAGCCGCCCCCCTGCCCTCGCAAGGCCCCGCAAACCCTCCgagccccctcctcacccccagTCTGCCCAGGAGCTGGTTATGAGCGTTGCACCTCTGGTGAGGGGCTTTCTGTCAGGAGCAGCACGAGAACATCCAGGGCAGAGaaatcctcctcctgctccgtGTGGTTCCCTGAGGACTTCCTGAGCTCCAGCCCACAGCGGGGCTGCTGTGCTCGACAGCCCCCAAAGAACCCACCCTTCGGGGACGCATCCAACTCAGTCACCGACACTACAGAAGCGTGACACCAAGCGCTGGGCAGAGGCCGCTCAGCCTGGCTGGAAACCCCGCTTTATTTCACTGTCTACCCAAGCAATTGAGCAGTAACTCTTGAAACAACTGGAAGGTTAAACTCCGTCACCACTCAGCAGTTAAGTTAAACCAAAATCGTGTCCAGCCCACCCACCCTGGCTCACCGTAACATGGGAACTGCTGCTCTGTGGGGCCACAATCACCTTTAGGTCTCTAATCCCTCTGAAACAACACAAATTACACgagaacttaaaaaaatcctccagTAATTTGCCTGTCATCTTCTGAACTGACAGCTCTTATTTGGGTTTAAATACCGCTGTTTGCATTAGGAGTGTGTAATAGCTGATATTACTGCTCTGGAGATGATCTCCCACTGTCAGAGTCACCTGCCTGCGTGCGGGGGTACATCCAGCTCAGCTGGCACATAGACacggctgctgcaggagcacgAGCCGGGCCAGGCTCAGCCCAGGCTCCTGGGCACGCACGGGGCAGCCAcgccgcagccccccgcagcaGGAGGTGACCTGGGAGGTGAGCACAGGCGGGCACGAGGCTTCACCCAGCGCGGAGGGCTCAGCACCAGCCCTCACCCGCCCCAGAGAGGATCTCGCCcgctctgctgctgttgggcAGAGGAGGGGCAGAGCACGGTGCCTGGCCAAACGCCGACGATAACGTGCGGTGCCCGGCCGCGGTGCCGCAGGCCAGAGACCCTCGACAGCACCCAGGACAGACAGCTCCGTCCCGGGCCTGCCGGACACACAACCACTCTCTAATGCTGTAGATCTGCCTGAGCTTCCACTTT includes:
- the CBARP gene encoding voltage-dependent calcium channel beta subunit-associated regulatory protein, whose amino-acid sequence is MSDDPTPWDNATESATALPGEVSPQDGYVLLLALLSIFIGGTLVLLAGILIICRRCCEADRRHSRASDDPEKTNTTYLDDSQPAQDITIKVEDPECLSSSSYRDVESERFLSSSSSTARRVSFNEAALFEQSKKTQEKGRRYTLTEGDFHHLKNARLTHLHLPPPALKIVTIHECESSKNSLAMTPRLPPPKPGLAIFQPPAGARPQPALPSHAVCPSSALPGDTYNSTVDTSFTEASPSASSDSGEGPSFAAAPRSGKAAGTGSASPGEPPPAPPQGPVLQFFTRLRRHASLDGASPYFRIKKWKLESTQRASSLDTRGSPKRRQFQRQRAASESMDQEDRDPHQTDIIQYIARTDDVAFHPAGSPFLPSPASPPPSLGRLEPGTGGAGSPGEAGAPEQPSAYHDIWSLRASLELYASSERSNDQDSVRSDGGDSVSSAGGMPPCPSSSLDEAEGPEEKLWGRPKPEEAEPGTRKLLQMDSGYASIEAPSRGGEEGPPQDQTASEKRICFTSAGRKGTIFESFEGREPEEEEEEEEEEEEEEEGSMARGAAGRGPPHPHSPLAWSPYGQMFPGREAPPRRDYSIDEKTDALFNAFVRHDPQFDESPLRGKHRSRTHLRKQWQHAKQYSDPGVRYPALERHRTPLRRGDSANYPLDARFHSPLPRIVSAGDEEAAAEEAAEGVPPAPALPDPEIQVIVEEPGEAAPEPRAGPEPPADNDCPSPGRCLGLGSGSELMDKIVVGLEERLYGHLRKAGESTEHAVAVVASDAPPDHSPV